TCCTTATCTCTGGCTGCTGATTAGACTTTCCTAGAGCTGCAACACACCCTCCTCACCCAGGTATCTACGGTATCAACATATCTATCACCTCAACAGCTGCAGCTGAAGGTGCAGTTTGAAGCTGGTGACAGTCCCTGAGACCACAAGCTTAGAGCAAGCTGACTTCAGAGGGGACCTGCTGTTCTCCCAAATCCTTCTGAATGCCCTCCTGACCCAACAGAGGCTGCAGCTCTGGGCTCCAAGGGTTTTGAGGTCACTTTGCGGAGGATGGAGCCTCCCAGGCCTGGCTGCTCCCAGGTTAATGCCAACCTGGTGCTTTCCCATCATCCCCTCGCCAGCCCCTTGGCTCTAGTCCTGACAACTCTCCCCTAAAATGTCACCCACATCTTTCTCCTCCTTGACACAACCCAAGCcaagcctctgttttctcattttcccaagaaacactgagcacctactgtgtgcctggTTCTGAGTGGCCCACTGTGATCAAAGGTAACCAAGGACAGCCCTGCCTCAGGGGTTCACGGTTTAGGGGGAGGCAAATGGGCAAACTGATGATGTTGACaatgacagtggtgatggtgctggtgatggcagtgatggtggtgatgacatTGATGTGATAGTGGTAACGATGGTAGTGGGTGATGATGAGGATGATGGGGAtgatggtggtgacggtggtggtggtgacagtggtgatggtggttgTGATGGGGATGATGGTGGTGACAATCGTGATGGTGGTTGTGATGGGGATGATGATGgtgacagtggtgatggtgatagGGATGATGGCAGTGACAGTGGTGAAGATGATCGTGATGGGGatgatggtggtgacagtggtgatggtggtgacagtggtgatggtggttgTGATAGGGatgatggtggtgacagtggtgGTGGTTGTGATGGGGATGATGGTTgtgacagtggtgatggtgatagGGATGATGGTAATGATGGTTAGcaatgaagaggaggaggaggaggatggtgaTGGTGACAGTGGTGATGATGGTCGTGATGGggatgatggtggtgatagtggtgaAGATGATCGTGATGGGatgatggtggtgacagtggtggtggtggtgatagggATGATAGTAATGATGGTTGGTGATGAAGAGGATGACGAGGatgacggtggtggtggtggtgatgacatGATGGTGGAGATAGTCATAATGCCGGTGGTGGTGCTGGGGATGCCAGGgacgatggtggtgatggtggtgatgatgacagTTGGTGATGATGGGGATGCTGgttgtgatggtggtggtggtggcggtgggaATGACACTGATgtggtgatagtggtggtgaCGGGGCTATAGGGAGGGTGGTAATGGTGGTGGTTGGTGATTGTGAGGATGAtgggatgatggtggtgatgctgttGATGGGGATGATGAAGATGACGAGGAGGATGGGTCTGATGACGGGGATGGGGAGCCACCTCTTGAGGGCTCGCTGTGTGCCCAGCGCTGTGCTAAGCACTTGATGTGCATTAACTCACCTGATCATCAGAATACCCCTATGAGTAAAGGTAATTATTTTAATAGTGGGTAACACTGACTACTTAGTAAGTGCTGGGCACAGTTTTAAATGCCTTACAAGTGTTAACCCACTCAGAGCAGGTTCTATCATTGCCCTATTTTgtgggtgaggaaactgaggcatagaaaaATTTAATAACATGAAGAACTTGCCAAGGTGATAGATAAGTTAGCTGCAGAGCGAAATGCATTTGCTAGTTGGTTATAGATAGTGGGTGGTGTGGGGCATAGAGGAGAAAGGATTCCATCCTCCTGGGCAAATCAGAGAAGACTTCAAAGAGGAGGCGACTTTTAAAACACAACTTAAGGCTTAGTGGGGGCTTGCCAGGTAGGCATGAGAGAAAGGGCATTCCAGGCGGAGGGATCAGCGGAGCAAAGGCCCCGAGGCCCAAGAGCAGGGCATGGGTCAGCAGAGCTGGAGGGTCGGGATGAGGAAGCTCACGCTGGGGAGATGGGAAGAGGCCAGGGCACCACGGGCACTGGGGGGCGGGCGGAGGAGTTGGGACTTTATCCAGAAGGTGATGGGAGGTCGCAGCCCCCTCTGGGCTGATGGGGGCACACAGCAGCTTCTTAGTAGAGGCAGACACTAATCCAAAGGCTGGGCCACCCCAGGAGTCACCCTCTCTGAGGGTCCTGCCTCGACTCTGCTCCTACAGGTAGGGTCCTCTTGAAGGGTCACTGGCTGCCCCCCAGATACTGCGGTGGGCACTGGCCGACAACAACACTGGGGTCTAGGTGGCCCCACAAGTCCGCAGGAGCCAGAGGCTGAGACCCAGAGCTTCTGAGTTCCTCTGACAGATGCTGGCCCCAAGTCATTCAGGAAGGCCATGGGCAGGAATCTGAACTGAGGGGCCCGGAAGACCCCAGCAGGGCGACAGGTGCAAGCTGACACCACCGCGCCCTGCCAAACTGCAGCCAGATAACAACAGCCACTGCGCTAGGCCCCCACAGGCACTTCTCATTTCTCCTCCCAGCAAATTCTAAGAAGTCAGTGCCATGACtatcccattctacagatgaggacactTTCCTGCGTTTATTCAAACACCCGGTCATCCACTGAATCTACAAATATTTACTTAGCACCTACTGCCTGCCAGGCGTGGAGCCCAGAACTGGGGTACGACAATGTGTAAGAGGGAAgagaacttggcccaatggatagggcgtccgtctaccacatgggaggtccacagttcaaaccccaggcctccttgacccgtgtggagctggcccatgcgcagtgctgatgtgcgcgaggagtgccgtgccacgcaggggtgtccccgcgtaggggagccccacgcgcaaggagtgcgccccgtaaggagagccacccagcgcgaaagaaagtgcaacttgcccaggaatggtgccacagacacggagagctgacacaacaagatgatgcaacaaaaagaaacacggattcctggtgccgctcataaggatagaagcggtcacagaagaacacacagcgaatggacacagagagcagacaactgggggggagggggggagggggagagaaattaattaattaattaattaatctctggaaaaaaaagacaatgtgtAAGATACACGCAACCCCAGTTCTATAGAGCGCACAGCTGAGAGGAGCTTGGCTTTAGGCCCCCGGCAAAAATCAGCTTAGAAGGGGAATGCAAAGACCTCACTCACTAATTCCTGGGACAGGGAAGGAGTAAAGGGCTCAGTACAGCCAGAAGAGCCTGGGGAAGCACGTCTCAGTAACTTATCCTCTCGGCTGCCGCAGCTCTCACAgatgcagatggggaaactgaggcccagaaaggggaaggagaagcTGAGGGCCACACGGCAGGAGGGATGCCGGCAGCCCAGGGAGGCGGTGGAGCCGGGCCAGGGCCCAGCCCTGCTGGGCGGCCCCTGAGCCTCAGGGGCCCACAAACCGGGGTCCACCAGGCAGCTCCTCACAGGCTCACTGCAGGGGGCTGAACAGATGGGGGAGGGGCTTGGCATCTGGTGGGCTCCCCAGGTCCagctctcccctccttcctcagACACTTCTCATGTTTCCTCTTTCCCGCGGGCCCCGGTTGGCATCCAAGCTCCACGTTCGCGGGGAGCGAAGGCAGGGGCTGAGCCTCCCCCGTTAGACAGGAGCCTCCTCCAGGGCAGGGCCTCCCTCACCTCCCTCACACAAGAGGCTCCCCCAGGACTGGGCTGGACTTAGCCCTCAGACTAGGGCCTCCCCGTCACAGGGGAGCTTCTCCAGCGGGGAGCCCCCTCTCCAGGAGACTGGCCAGCCCTGGGGAGCTTCAGCACCACAGAACCTGGGAGCACCCACATCTGTGGGCAGCTGGCACAGCGCCCCATTGGGGCCAAAGGTGTCGGGGTGAGGGGCCAGGCCCCGACTCACACCTCCCGGCCGAGGCCCCCGAGGCGGTTCACTCAGCCTCCCCTAGAAAGCACAGACAGGGCCCGCCTCGCGGGGCTCATTAAGTGACGGACTGTCAGGTGTTTACTGTGGGGCCCAGGAGGCGGTGAGTGCACTGCAAATGGGGCTATTATCATCGTTCTAGAAGGAATCAGAGAGAGGAGGTACACACCTCACGGGTGTCCAGCGCACTACAGTTTATAAAGCTCTCCCATCCGTGGTCTCACGGGAGCCCGGAGCCGCCGAGCCCATTCCCCCGGCCTTGGTGGTATAATCCTGGCCCACCGGTTGGCTGGGATCTGTGCTGCATCTGCAGCTTTCCAAGGCAGGTGCCGTAAGCACGTTGCTTAACCTCTTGGagcctcagcttccccatctgtaaaatgggggttcATAGCAGTGCCTCTCTCTTGGCTTGAGTGACGTCATGCATGTGAAGGGCTTAGAGCAGAGTGAGGAGAGTCAGAGCTCGCTCTGAGGGGTGGATAATGTCATTACGATTtcctgagcacctgctatgtgccaagtgtttcacttaaaatatcacatttaatcctcataccAATACTGTTTCGAGTTTGAGGATTAGGGAACTGGCTGAAAGCACATTTCAGGTTGAGGTCCCTGGGAAGCAGGCTGAGATGGAGGTGTGCAGGCACAGCAGCAGTTAGGAGGTGCTTTCAGGAGCAACACCTTTGCGGAGGGTGGGGAGGGTCGCTGAATGAGTTAGAGGGAGAAGCTGGGTTGTGGTGCCATCGCAACAGAGGCCTCGGCCAACGCCACAGCAGGCTCTGCAGCTGGAACAGCCAGTCGTTCAGAGATGTCCTGCACTGGGCAAGGGCCAGGACTTTGTACCCCAACATGTGCACGTTATCAGATGCAGCTCCCCCCACAAAGGGGCAAGTCGGCTCCCTTGGGCTAAGGGAAGGTCCCAGAAAGGGACTCAGCAGAGAGGTGTCAGCCACCAAGAGTCCCCAGAGCTGAGGGACAggtttagggatttttttttttttttttttttggtggggggagcACCTAGGCAGCACACGGCAGCATTCCCTGCAGAGGTTGAATGAGTTGCTCCAAGTTTCCCAGCTAGAGAGTGGCAAATCCAGAATCTGAGCCAGGTCCAAGCCTTGTTCTACATCACACAGCCTTCCACCAGAGAGAAGGAACACCCAGAAACAGAACCAGCAATACAGGGCAGGAGGATTCAACTACCCATGAAAGTACAGAAGAGAATCCGGAAAATCACCAAGCGGGAGAACGCCAGGTgcccccgaccccacccctcgcCCCTCCTTGAGTAGCCGACGCTTTAGCTGGGCACATCACAGCGACCTGACAACTGGTGGCCATGGGACCAAGGTGTGTCCAAGTGATGTGAGGAGAAGTGATGCATGCAATTTGGGGGATGTGCCCCTAAAAGGGGGGgggacccatcctcccattcccctccctcccttcccactGGCTGGAATGCAGATGAGGCAGAGAGGCCTGAAGCAGCCAGATTAGCACATGAGGTGGAAGCCAAGGGCAGGGCAACAAGGCGCGAGGAGCCTGAGTTCctatactagtcagccaaaggggtgctgatgcaaaataccagaagtctgttgacttttataaagggcatttatttggggtagaagcttacagataccaggccataaagcataagttacttccctcaccaacatctatttcgtgttggagcaagatggctgccaatgactgccagggttcaggcttcctgagatcctctcttctcaggtcctgcttctctccaggctcaggtcctctgttttctccacaaggtcagctgtagactatcaggtgaatggctctgtctctctccctggggtttctgtcatgtctaaggagccatctccatttctctgtgttcttctcctggctcaggtcctctcttcccggggctggcttctctttcctctgtgtgtttacttcccaggtctccagctcaagactccagcattaaactccaaatcaaaactccaacatcaaaaaccctcaattctgtcctttgccatgccttaacctgtgagtccccacccaccaaggggcggggtcTCAAcaacctactgatgtggcccaatcaaagccctaatcataacttaagcatgcccaggtacagaccagtttacaaacataatccgttatctatttttggaattcataactatatcaaactgctacagtccccACAAGTCAATTAACACCCACATCAGTCCCCAGATGTCATACATTCTGCCCGGTCCTCTTCTCTCGTTAAAACACTGCTCTACggcatttgttacagcagccaaaCCTGAGTGCTAGTGGACACAAATAGTGGTAATCCCATCAAGTGGGAACTTCTCCTGGCATTTAATGCCTCTCCTTCAGCAATTTTTTCTCCCTATCTCAATCTATGCATTCATACACATTTATTAAAGTATGCATGCACTTTGCTGTGTGCATTTCACAGGTGTGCATTTTGCGGGACCCAAAGTCAGGTATGCAGGGAAACAACTTTATTTGTATGCAACTGAGCATAGTTTATGTCTCAagctcctggctccctggtggtGGAAACCTCAACCATGCCCATGGGTGACCTAAGTTATTTCAGATGAATTCCAGTCAATTCACAACTCGTTGACTTTGAGCAAGTCAGGGTGGGTGCCATCAATTTAGggctcttccctcctccccccaccccttccaccATTCCCAGTGGTATTTAAGCCTCCAACAGAGCATTGCAGCATCTACTGAGCCCTGGCGCTGAGGCCGTCTGGACTCGGGCAGAATTTGAGATGTGGAGATGGACATTGAGCCATGAGGTTCATGGCCCATCCTCTGCAGAATCTGGGGCCCACCTGGGGCCCAAATGGGGGGGGTCCCAGTGTCACCTTGTCATGATCCCACAGCGTGatgggcttcctctctcccagccaCCACGTGCCTTCCTTGGAAGTTTTGGCTGTTCTGTACCCCATCGGAACACTTGGGGTGCTACCGGGAAGCCCTCCTGTCATCGCTGCTGCTTCCAGGGCTCCAGGTGGGGTGGGCTCACATCCTCTCTGCTGCTGGATCTCCAAACATCCGTGGCCTCATCCCCTGCCGCCTGAGCTCACTctgggctccacccccacccccacccccacttaggggccccttcctccatcagACTCTCACTCCCCGCCCTCCCCAGCACCCAGAGGGGCCGGGTCTCCTCTAAGGGGGAGGAGGATGCAATCTGTTCCTTTCCTTTCGAGTCTCTCTGCCTTGCGCAGTGGCTCAGGCTTGCTGCCTTTGCTTCTGGATCTCAGGGCTAGCTCATGGCTAGGTCTAAATGGAGGGAGGCCAGGGGGCTGAAGGGAGTACAAGTAGAAGATGAGCTCTCTTTTTAAGAAATGCTGCCCCACCCCATAGTCCTGCTGCACAGAGGGCAAAACTGGGGGAAAAGAGAGATCCCGGAGACTGAGCTGAAAAAAGATTCAGGAAAGTCAGAGCCTGAAAGTGAAGACGTTTGAAGAATATCTTGGCCAATTCATTTCACTTAGACATTCCTCTTAATGTATGCACAAAACTGCCAAAAGATAAAGAATGTGTTCTAAAAGGGCTCTCGATGAGGATAAGCTGAAGCCCTAAGTGCTGTTCTGGCTTAGCTGGTGGTCTTTCTTCACGCATGGAATAGAAAGCACTGGTATTGGACAACAGGGTCTTAGATTGGATGAGCTTTGGGAGCTTCTAATAATtgtcccattttgcagatgaggaaactgaggcccagggaaatGAAGtaatttcttcaagctcacacaCTTGTAGACAGGTGAGCTGGGACTTTAAGAGAAAGTCTATGCCCTAACCGTGAGGTCGCTCTGCCTCGGTGGGAGTATCCTGCCGCTTCCCCTTCCCAGCTCGGCCTTTCTGGTCTCCTTTGATGTTCACAAACATATTTTGAGGAAGACAAGGACCAGGACAAGGAGAAGGGGACTTGGTCCCAGACACCCAGCTGGGAAAGGTGGAAAAATAGCCACCCCTGGGTGTCCTTTGGGGAGGACCCCACCCTGTCCAGTGATGCTCCCAGCAGGCACAGACTGCTCCCACTCCACACACACAACACGCAGGCCCAAatgtgcacactcacacacacaggcGGGGCTGGCCCGACCTCCTCCCAGTGGATTCATCCCAGAACACAAAAATCACAACCAGTCGCTCGCGCTCTCCCTCCCTCGCCGGAGCCGAGAAGCCGGGATTAATTCTGCACCTCAGCTCCCAGCGGCAATTTGGGAAGGGCTTGTCCACTGCTGGAGCCAGGCAGGGCGACATCAAACGCGGCTCCTAAGTGCACCAGAGGGCTGTCTGCCCAGTCACCAGGAGGCAGCTACCgtgcggggaggggagaggccaCACACAGAGCAGGGGGAGCAGCAGCCTCCGGGTTCCAGTCCAGCTCCACGGCGGCGGGAGCCCGTCTGGCGCCGGCACCTTCTAATAATAACAACTTCTTAAACTTTGTGAGACTCTGGCCCTTCGGGTCTGAGGCTCAGTC
Above is a genomic segment from Dasypus novemcinctus isolate mDasNov1 chromosome 9, mDasNov1.1.hap2, whole genome shotgun sequence containing:
- the LOC139439635 gene encoding hepatitis A virus cellular receptor 1-like, whose amino-acid sequence is MTISTIMSSPPPPPSSSSSSSSPTIITIIPITTTTTVTTIIPSRSSSPLSPPSSPSRPSSPLSPSPSSSSSSSLLTIITIIPITITTVTTIIPITTTTTVTTIIPITTTITTVTTITTVTTIIPITIIFTTVTAIIPITITTVTIIIPITTTITIVTTIIPITTTITTVTTTTVTTIIPIILIITHYHRYHYHINVITTITAITSTITTVIVNIISLPICLPLNREPLRQGCPWLPLITVGHSEPGTQ